A stretch of DNA from Ctenopharyngodon idella isolate HZGC_01 chromosome 6, HZGC01, whole genome shotgun sequence:
ttgcAGGAATGAGAGATTTGCATAATCAAATTtgtggttttcattttttactattaaaatacatttcgtaaaatctttttcttttctctcataTGTCTGTGCACTggatttatattattaaccaATAAATTTATAACAGCATAAATGTGTGCATGAACCACATTTGATTGTTTTAGGGGGATCAGATACCTCAGTAAGAACTGCATAGAGCGATTTGTTCTGATCGGAGACCTGCTGAATCAGGAACAGCTTGATATAGCGTTACTACAGGAGGTGAagcatgttcacacacacatacacaggcaAATACATTCTGcattgatcaaatatacaggggttggacaatgaaattaaaacacCTGGTAATTTATGAGTATGGTGTAGGGCCTTCTTTTGCGGCCAATAGAGCATCAGTTTGTCttgggaatgacagatacagtgGCCAGAGGGATTTTGAGCCGACTCAGAACAGTATCCAGGTCACTATGTGATGAAATGTTTTCTGACTTGCTCCTCCAAAATACCTCAAAGTGACTCAAAAATGTtcagatctggtgactgtgcagGCCATGGGAGATGTTCCAATTCACTTTTatgttcatcaaaccattctgtcacaagtcttgctgtgtgtattgGTGCATTATCATCCTGATACACGACACCCCCTTCAGGGTACAATGTTTGAAACATTAGGTGCacatggtcctccagaatggttcAGTAGTCTTTGGTTCATCAAGCACAGTAGGGAATGTCATGATTTTGCAGCCAAAACTCTGGGCAGCTACAGCAGTAAGATCTTTTGAGGCTTCTCTACACCGTAACTCCCATGGATGTGGGAAACACAGTGAAggtggactcatcagagaacCATGCATGTTTCACATTAtccacagcccaagatttgCACCGTTGGCACcaatgaaactgacatttggcatTGGTACAAGTGACCAAAGGTTTGGCTATAGCAGCCTGACTAGGGTTGGGATCAAAAATCAATTCCAATTCTGGAATCGGATACTTGtcataaaactaaaaattaaattcttcttatcaatttttttttaagactcgCATGCTGTTTTCACATTCAAAACATGCTCAGAGAAAGCCATCTCTCATACTGTATAGTGTGTGATACTCAAAatatccttgtaaacacagtcggttatgtcttaagtgaacgtaaatagTTGACAAAAAAAcggatgtgtaacagtatattggatctgtgcagctcttaaagtgacagcagcctaataaacctgctgccatcTCGAACAATAAAGAACACTTACACATGGAACTTTTGCCTATGGTTTAAAAATACCATTGCAAAAACAACTAGCCCAATGGtctcaaactcagttcctggagggccacagctctgcacagttttgctccaaccctaatcaaacacacctgatcaagctaaagctgcaatatgtacaatttttgcagtaaaatatccaaaaaccactagtccagtgttatatattttgttcagttgagtacttacaatatcccaaatgtttccaactatttgtaaatcgtgagaaaattgcaattttaaccaaggctccaggacgtgtgaggagccgcctgtcaattgcgtcatacccgcgttaccctcggtttccgttttattttgtagaaaccatggaaacaacaaagatgctataatatattacatgttttaatagacaagggaacaactgtttggttacatttatagacagaaaactattgttatatagctcaacacgtttagtcttactgtttaaatctaattttcttgattttttgcgagtaccatgctttaccatgcctcagagaaaaacactattttgtcaagtagctaacatagcataatcagatgcagctttatttttagtaacagtaatacagaattttctccatcgtacaatacgttttaaaatgaattgcatgccatttatcaacacaagccatccagcatttaatatgatattctaaaatcgatctatcttactgaagtgtgtaacaagtgtctcacagcagccgccgagtgaacgcacagagtaacgttataacataattttcaacactctcaaatgtatataatatgataaacagagctgtgttacctcgtACTCATGACTGGAAACGAGGaagtggcataataaaagttccgctgctcgtgaggcgtgtgttgcgcaatcgctccagtggcctcgtttggctcccacaacactcggtcctgctctgcttcatactacagtaacgttaataatcgcatccatgaacatgatttctgcccgagtcctatcccgatttatttccaccggctgtgaggtgaagaccacatgtcccaagattccatgctcaaacttggcatcatcaagctacactttgttttgaataggcgccCCCTAGCGGATGGAAAActacatagtgcacctttaatcaaggtcttcaagattactagaaacttccaagcaggtgtaagttggagctaaacagtgcagagctgtggccctccaggaattgagtttgagaccactgaactagcctaactaatataaatttcaagcattattaaagacaagtaaacaagtaattaaaaaagaacaaataatcaaattagcaatcgcacaaataaatacaacaaaggTATTCAGCTAcaaagaaatgttttgaaataagaCTTAGAATACATGTAAATGATATCcaagtttttaaattttttttattaaatcgaTAAGAATCGGAATCGGAATTGTTAAAATTCAAACGATATCCAATCCTACTCCCAACAAACAGTGTTGGTGGAAACAGGAGAGTCAAgctgtggttttatgttttttgaataCAGTCCAGCTTATTACCTGGACATCCCTTTCACACAGCTTCCTCTCGCTCCACAGTCACTGCTGTTGGATGTGGTTCAACCTACGTGTTGGTATGCAGACATTACTCTGGATATCATAGCTCTCGATACAACACACACTTGCTATCTTGGTCACAGATGAACCAGCGAGGCGCGCACCaacaatttgtcctcttttgaacTCTGATACGTCTCCCATTATGTTGTGTGGATTGCAGTATTTTCTGTACAGCTGTAGTGTTGCTCTGCTAGCTCAACCTTCACACTCGCCTCTTACTGATGAAAAGTAAAATCAGTGAATATCGGCCACCAGGCCACACATAAATAAAACCTCCAACAATATATtggccagtgtttcagtttcattgtccagcCCCTGCATAgcagtttttaatattatcgATTGCCACATATTCCACACATTGAGAGGAGCcagtttaaaaattattattcatcATTAAATGAACTCTTTAAACAATATGATTCAGATAATTTAGTTGTCTTTTAGCTAATTGTTTGAAAACAGGATTGTACTGTAGAATTACATGATTTTTGGTTACAGGTCTGGTGCGAGAAAGACTTCCTGTTTTTAAAGAAGAATCTAGGCAGTGTCTATCCGtattcacattattttaaaaggtaAGTCATGATctttaaatgcatgaatataaCAGCGAAGTTCTGTctctgaaaggttctttgggctTGAATGCACAAATTTATAAGCACAAGGACacaattataaatgcatttccTTTTAAAGAAACTTCTTTTCGTCTTCAGTGGATTTATAGGGAGCGGATTGGCCGTCTTTTCCAGACATCGAATCCATGATGCCTTTCTGTACAGATACTCATTAAATGGATATCCATACATGGTGGGTCTGATGAATTATGTGCACAGACATCCTGCTTTtctacttaaaaataaaaatgatgtctGGAAGAATAGTGTTTAATTCCCATGGTACaaataacacaagacatttaGTTTCCTGTACTACATATTTAAGAAATGATCACATTCACAATATAGTGCATCCTTGAGTACTGTATTGATTTATAAAATACTTACTAAAGATATTAtggttttaaacattattttacatcCTAAGTCAAACCTGTAAATCTTGCTTCCTGTTGTAAATTAACTTGTATATGTGCCATTTATGTGGCGTGAGTTTCCTCTTTCAGTGTCAGAGCTGATTGATTGGTCTGAAGGCTTGTTAATGATCTAATCTTATATCAGGCACAACATGGTGACTGGTTTGGTGGCAAGGCCGTCGGGAAGGTCTTGCTTAACATCAGTGGGTTGACGGTTCATGTCTTTGTAACTCATGTAAGTTCATGCAAAATGTGTGAATCAgtcttattttagttttatttatatactatttaagtatttattaatattttttaacaaggtttttatttttttacaacaatacagtaactttttattttttattttagttttaatgttagtaattttattatgcggttttgtctctctttttttttgtctcttttaatttagatttcatttatttttattttaattttagtaattttattacctcaacttaaacttattttatttcagttagttgctaaggcaacatttctaatgtccatttaagttttttttaagtgttttaagtttttctgtaacacttcacaataaggttttatttgttaacatcagaGAACTACATTGGTTTACtttacatgaaataaacaataaataaacaaaagcatttattaatcctaGTTGctattaattttaacatttgctaatacattattaaaatcaaaagttgtatccattaatattatttaatgaactTAAAATGAACGGTTGtataagatgaataaatactgtaaaaaaatgctTATCcctagttttaattttaatagttttagttaacaataacaacattggCATGTATGCATGAATGTTTGTGTGGGACAATACATCGGGACGATCACTGTGGAgcactcttcttcatgagcgtttgagtgtgtggttaaaaactagcctagagcgccatctgctgataaaactaagctcagaattgatttgagagagaaaatataaggatcgatccagattcattgtatcatgaatcgagaatcgatgtattgtcccagccctagtttATACCCTGCCATGTTCACgctgtcagtttttgggattgacaactgCATTTACTTACAAgtgtgagtctcgaaatgtcctattcacacagcaacttacagtagcatCTTGAATACTGTGTGCATGAATGTGCAATGGGAGTCAAGCCTGTATTCCCTTATCAGTAACCATATCATTATCAACAGTGACCATATATCAAAAATGGCGGTGTGTATTAATCTGAAAGgtcttatcacttttgacacGACAACAGTCCAATCGAGCCACGATTTCATCCATCAAATCTTCATTACCTGTCAGCAGCTTTTATAACTGGATGAAGAGCGGAGCATTTGAGTTGtgcataaaacacaaaactgaccatAATCTTATATCTCCATCGCTGTAACTTAccaaaaccacacacaaaaacaagtaACACATGGTAGACATGCGTTTGTGCTCGCTCTGCTtgacgtgacagacaactaCTTGTCCGGTCCGGTTCCGTTCACACagagaatgcggttgtgagtcctgaaaattaaCGGGTGTGAGTTCGGCTATAGAATACAGTTGTCACTCCTGTAAATAACTAaactgacaaccgtattctgcaGCTGTGTGAACATGGCCCCTGTGTTACAGCAGTTTTCTTTTCCTTGCAGCTGCATGCAGAATATTGCAGAGAGAAAGATTCGTATCTCCCGCACCGAGTGGTTCAAGCCTGGGAGCTGCAGCAGTTCATAAGGTCTCTTTTTTGCAATTTTACCCTTGGCTGCGGGTTCATTTTCAAGCCTAATATAGGTTTTAATTGCTCGATCCTTCAATAAAATGTGCCGTTCAAACTGATCTGATCAGGTATTTCATTGAAAATAAACTTCAGCCGCTCAGATTTCTGCTCTCATTGCTTAATGCTTACGACTGAGTGTATTTTTCTGAAAAGGCATACTAGTGCTGGAGCGGACGTGGTGATTCTGGGTGGAGATCTGAACATGCACCCGGACGATCACGGTACCAGACTGCTGAGAAACTACACTGGACTACTGGATAGCTTCAGTGAGGCCGCCAAGTTTGACGTTAGTACTGCAGCGTGAGGTTATCTGAAATCTTGTGATGACTGTGTGTCACATAGCTAAGTTATGATTTATAATGACCTCCTATCGTTAATTCCAGGGATGTGAGGAAGGATTCACCCATATATCTGAAAACCCTTTCACACACACGGATGGTCTCGTCCCATTTGGGGGAGGAGTCCGGATAGACTACATCCTGTTCAAGGTAAATTAGTTACATTTTCTACTCTTTCTGTTGTATTAAGTGGTGTTTTCTGAGACTCAAACTGTACTCTAGTTTAGTGATCTGAACAAACCTCAACCCTGAGTATTAAACGTTGACGCAAACTCGTCCTGCAGACGAGTAAATGATACCTCAGAAATGTCTAGTTTTCAAACTCTTCTGAGTTTTAGCTTTCTTTACTTGTATGCACATGACTGCTGACAGCGCTGTTTCTTGCCAGGGATCAGGGGAAGTAGATGTGAGCTGTGAATCTTTGTCCACCACTAAGGGTCCAGTTCCTGGACAGCCCTTTCCTTACTCTGACCATGAAGCTCTCACTGCAGAGTTCCTGTTTAAGCCATCTAAAAAGGGAAATGGATGCTCAGAGAGAGAATTTGGCTGTATTTCAGGTATTTGTGTTTCAGTTTTGGGgtcttgaaatattaattacatGCAGTTTTGcttaaacaacaataacaacaacaacaacaaacatcttGCCAATAAACCAATGCGGTGTTATTTGCTGCTCCGCAATAAATTTGGAAACTGGCTGCATGTTTTTTGGATATCAAGGtgttttaaaggaacagttgacccaaaaatattcatgtactcaccctcatattgttccaaactcatataatattatattttcgTGGAATACATAAAGGAGAAATCTTCACAGAGTTTGTCTGAGAAGCTAATACAAATAATTATCCTTATTGATTCATCAGATCATTTCCCTTTGTGttccatgaaaaaaaataaccactttttgGGTATGAAACATGAGTGTGAGTGAtgtcataattttcattttagggtgaactactTCTTTAAAGATTATTCTTTAATTGTTTTGACATcatcaaaagtttgaggtttttgtcaaaagt
This window harbors:
- the smpd2b gene encoding sphingomyelin phosphodiesterase 2, with amino-acid sequence MTTSAPIRLRVFSLNCWGIRYLSKNCIERFVLIGDLLNQEQLDIALLQEVWCEKDFLFLKKNLGSVYPYSHYFKSGFIGSGLAVFSRHRIHDAFLYRYSLNGYPYMAQHGDWFGGKAVGKVLLNISGLTVHVFVTHLHAEYCREKDSYLPHRVVQAWELQQFIRHTSAGADVVILGGDLNMHPDDHGTRLLRNYTGLLDSFSEAAKFDGCEEGFTHISENPFTHTDGLVPFGGGVRIDYILFKGSGEVDVSCESLSTTKGPVPGQPFPYSDHEALTAEFLFKPSKKGNGCSEREFGCISDKLPELINTVNEARTEVKVGLHCSERMRHTAARTGIMGLVLLVLELAIAAVPLFSLGAEQPFPKASFYLLGALCFAVLLSTLMLYIFYSIEVKALQGTEDQMRLALSSLQERIKESPKVLSADHLRNPLDGKDSVHL